The Triticum urartu cultivar G1812 chromosome 5, Tu2.1, whole genome shotgun sequence genome contains the following window.
CGCTGGGTTCAATGATGGGATGAGTTTTTAGTTCTCGAAATTCGGACTACGTATAAGGAGGATGTCCTTGCAAATCTGTAATGTGAATCGAAAATGAGTGAACAAAGTGAACTCGTCATAATGTGCAAGTCTTTTTGTATCTTAATTACTTCGACTTGAAAGGCAGGGGGTTCCGGCGGCTGCAGGGAGAGGAGCGCAGGCGTGGCACgggcggaggttcggccgtgagGGACGGGTGCTTGTGCTGCCCAGATCTGGCATCGCAAAGATGCCTCGGGTGGAGCTCGTGCGGATCTGGTGTGGCGCACGTCGAGGGCGCGCGGAGGGCCTGCGCGGCTCAGAGGCCCGTGGTGGCGTGGAGGTGCTGCTTCAAGGTGCAGGTATGGTCGATCTGCTCTCCGACGGTCGTGAGAGCGCGCATCTGATGCATGCTTGGCTGCGGGCGGCAGCCATGGTGGTTGCAGTCTCGGGCGGTGCACCTCCTTTCATTGTTGGCATGGTGCTCAGCAGGGCACGGCGGTCCGCTGCGTCCGGTGGCTCAGCTCTTGGTGGCCTTTCATGGATCTGGAAGCTGGCTCTTGTGTTTGGTCGTCGATGCTCTCCGCGAGGTGCGGTTGGCTACGGCGGCAGCTCCTTCGTCGACGGGCTAGTgcggtggtggtggttggtgggcTTGCCGGTGTCGGTGCGGGATGATGTGCGGTCGAGGTGGTGTGGGAGCTTGGATGAAGACCCTGTCTTGGTTTTGTGCCGTGGCGAGCGATGGCGGCGGTTGTGGCTGTCGTTGACCTTTCTGGAGGCATCGCTGCTTTGCTGCCACACCCGTAACGCACGGATCCGGCCATCTCGGCCTTTCCAGGGGAAACCCTTGATCTTATGATCGGAGAATGGCGGCGCCTTGGCGTCGTTTTCCCCTCTTGAGGGCTTTGTCTCAGAGCTCAGCATCGGCAAGCGGGACTGGTGGTTTGCGGCGGTTGTGGGGTCCAGGCTTTTGCGGCAACAAAGACGGTGGGAGCGATATCGGCGACGTGGCAATGGTTGAGGTAGTCGGTTCTTCTCCGGCGTGTCCGCGGGATGTTCTCGATTTGTTTGCTGCTATGAAGTCGAAGCTGTTGCGGTGGGGTCCTATGGTGTACAATGACTGGTTGCAGGTGGTCCTTTCGGCAATATCCTGTGGCACCAGTCATGCCTAGTTTTGTCCTTAGTAGTTCTTCGTCAAAGTCGGAGCTGCGTTGTTTGGTCGCAGGTGGCTGTTTGGCGCGGATCTTCATTCATCTTTACTCAGCCTCTACAATGTAGTTGAGTCGACGATCGTCTACGACGAAGTCGGAGTCGTTTGCTCCGAGTTTAGGGATGGCGATGACGTCTCTAGGAGAGGAGTGATGACGATGGCGCATGCGTGCTATCTCGACGAGACCCTCTTTGGAGTGGTATGTGGGGGGTATCTTATTTGTGCAGCTTAGCGGTTGTGATGGTTTTTACCCGGTTCTTCATAATTAACCGGGCAACCTGGTTTTTGGTTGGTTTTTCTTAATTAACTGAGCAACTCGTTTCTTCTTAATGAATGCAGGATAATTGCTATTTTGAAAAAAAGATTGCAGTTACTGTTAGGCCGATGGAACCACGCGAAAGTAGCCATAAATGTATACGCCCTTCGTCCATAGTTACACAACACTCTGTTTGGCTCTAATTTGGAAGAGCAAAACAGGCATTTCGTTGGAACTCTGAAGGGATTCCTGCTTCCAACATTTGCTCGCTGATTTGCAGAGCAATTAGCACAGAACTCCCTGAAGGAATTCCTGCTTCCAACATTCCCTCGCTGATTTGCAGAACAATTAGCACAAAATTCGCACTGCACTTCAGTTAGGCACGGAGATTGATTAAAACATTGGTCAGACTGTATACTGATCATGGATGTTGATTAAGAAAGTTGCAAATTTTGTGCATGCAACTTCCACACTGCTTAAGTGTATTGTTATTCTTCTAGGCAAAAGCTGACGAAATCTGATCAAACTTGTCATAATCAACCAATACCTACTTTGATCTAGTCCCTCTACTTTTCATAAGTACAAGGCTTGCTATGTACTAAATCAACACATTCAATATCTCCTTTGATCTAGTCGCTCTACTCATAGGAATAAGAACTTAATATGTACTGAATTAACACACTTTCCGCAAAAAGAACAACTTCTTGTGGCTGGGTTGCCTACAGAAGTTAAAAATTCTCCTTGTGGAACTCGAATTTCGTGTTTGTCTTTCTCGAGAAATCTTGCGCAAGGTCACGCAGCTCCTTTGTTAGCACCGGTGCACCGCAGTAGAATACTCCTGTGATATCCAAGAATCATAGAGTAAATGCTAATTCAGAAAAGTAATGCTATGTGTGTGCATATATAACAATGTTGATTGATCGATCATGTAATTCTTAGagcaagaaaagaaaaataacaGAGCCGGCTGCTCGCTCTATCACATTGATATGTCATCTATAGTCAATCTAATAGCACATCTCATTCTCTCACGAAGTTTCTCGAGACTCTGCTGCAGTGGTGCTGCAAATGCTATCTACAACCCATTTCtcttctctatcctctcctttcTCCTCACCCTCAACACAAATACGATATGGCTACTCCTATAGCCTTCTTACCTAACCCTATTATGTTTGCTGTTAAATCCTAGCGGTAAAGGTTGAGGCGTTAAGATCATGCCTTGCCTAATATGACCAAGTTAGGTAAGGGAGAATATTTGAGGATGACTTTTGGCACCCAAGCTTGTCTACACCCGACATGAGCagtaatttttttaaaaaaaaactgaTTTTTTTTACGCCGAAGATGCTCAAGTGCACTACAAGCATGCAAAATTTTATGGACAATTTGAATTTACTGTGCATCAGGGAGTAGATGAGCATGAGCTCATCGATGGATTGTAAGAATCTTATGTGTATATGGTACTGAGGTTAATTAATTTATGGTGAGGAATCTGAGATACCTCATGCATATATTAATTGATAGTTCTATCCAGACTTTAGACTGCTCAAAATTTCTTTAGTGGTTGCAGCCATCAGCAAGTAACAATGATCGGCTGGCACCTAACATGTGGCATACCTATCATTTTGCATACCACTCCCAAAATTTGGTTCTACAATGGAATGGTTTTATGTACTCAGCATTTACTGTTGGGTGTAGCTATCAGCAAGCAACAGTAATTGGTTGGTTCAACCTTGGCTACTCCCTATCCATGCCAGTTCAAGTTGAACACATACACCTTCGATCCTGACAAGGATCGTGCATGTCCTTGTCAACCCGGGTTTTGCATAGAAAGTTAGGCCATCGCTATACACTTAGGTTCAGTCTAGCACCAGGAAGTTCCTCTCACAGCGACCCACGGGAGGAGAAGTCGTACAAGCATAAAACAAATCGATATCGACTTTCACGGTCTCTTCGACCAAATTTCGACCATGCACGTGTGAAGAAACTACCGAGAAAGCATGAAACTTAACATGGTACTTCCCGAGCATGCTAGCTAGTTATGGTACCAACAATTTGAGTATGGACGTGTGAAACAAAGAGAGTTTGGTACTTACCGACACGCTGTTCACGGTGGTTGAGGGCGATACGCTTGTAGACGTTGCGCCAGTTTGGTCGGGCAAAATGGGTCTTGACACGGGTGCCGGAGACGATGTCGACGCCGTTCTTGGCATGGTTGAGGGACTGGAGCATGGCGATGAGCGCGGACCGGGCGTCCCCGTCCTCGTAGACACTAGTGCAGTAGTTATGGAGCTCGATGACACTCTTCTTGTCCGACTCAGCTATCTCGTCCATGACGCCGCGGAACCACTCGAAGGAGCCTTGCTCCCGCGTCACCCAGTAGAAATAGGCGCGCCGGGTCCGGAACGACGAGGCCGACGTGCTCGCGTCCCCGGGGTTGCCGGACTCGACGTCGCCTTCGAGCCGCTTCATGTTGTTGATGATGTCcttgatgatggagatcatgggcGTGGCCCCGATGCCCAGCCCCACGAGCAACACGATGTCGTATTGCTTGTAGTCCTGCGCCGGCGCGCCGTACGGCCCGTCGATCAGCACCTTTGGGAAGCTGCAACACAATCACATTTTGTAAGACTAGTACATTAAGTTGCAGTGATTTTAATTTATTAGGACTGATTGACATGATCAAGACACCAATCACATGGGGAACACACATTGATATCGGATACTAGTAATGTTTAAGCAATGATTTAACAACCGGAAGGGAGAATGTTCTTATTCTATCCTCAACCGATGGCCGGCGACCCTCCACTGAACAAGTGGCCGGATGTGTTTCCACCTCCACCGGGAGGGCATTAGCAGTCACTTTCCCCAAGATAATGTTAGACATTGCCAGTCACTTGTCCACCCACCCGTCAGTTGCGCCATATCCTAGCCAAAACGGAATCGGCCATAATATGCACAACAATGACAAAGATCAAAACTCCACTCCTACGCAGAGACTTTGCCACTGACTCCGGCCTGGACTGTATGTGGATGTTTAACGCACTAGTAAGAAACAGTAGAAGCATCATAGTTTTATTATTGTTACATGTTATTAGTTATGAGGTCCTTGGTTAGTCAGTGCAAAATTTAAATTTCCTCCTCTGTTCCGAGCTCTTCTGACcgatttttttagaaaaaggTAATGAAGAATTAAAAGTCAGAGGAGGCGGCTAACGAATAACGCCTCGTGCCAAAGACGCATAATACTAGAGTGCGTACAGATTTCTTCCAGAGGTTCAATTTCATATGTCTTGACTAGTATATTATATTTGTTGGAACAATCCGTACGGAGTGATGCTTTGACACATGTGTGTGTGGAAGCGTTCGTGGCCATCCACCACCACCTACCGCCGGACCACTACCGGAGAGGCAGAGGCCGGCCAGATTGGACCACGCCAAGGGACCGACCCGCACCGCACGTAGAACAAAAATTCCGGCCGGAATCCGTTTCAACGGAGCAGAAGAAACAAGGGGCCGTACCTCGGGTTGGACATGGCGCCGTCGCGGTCGTACTCGGCCCGGAGCAGGCCGCTCTTGCCCTCCGTGGGCGGCCGGCAGACCTTGGAGAAGACGTTCTTGAGCTCCCGGGTCCAGTCGCCCAGCGTCCGGATGTGCACGCTCACGTAGTCGTCCTGCGGCGCCGACGTGATGGAGAACGGGTGCCTGCACGTCCATCAATTCATTTTTTTTTGTTAATTATAATTGTTCGTGCGTACCTTCATGATGATGGTCTAATATAATCTAATGATTAGAGTTGCTACATAGTGAATTAGTAGTACCATTGGAAGGGCGAGACGGCGGCGCAGTTGACGAAGATGTATTGCCCGCTCTTGTACCGGAACCCCTGCGGCTTGGAGAAGTGCAGCGACAGCACGTTGCCGGGGTACACCGCCACCTTGAGGATCTTCACCGGCCGCACGCTCGACCGCAGCGCCCGCGTCAGCCGCTCGCACGCGTACATCACCATCGGCACCGCCAGGTACATCCACGTCTGCATCAACATCACATTCATTTTGTTCACAGGCAGGTGTCATCTTTACAGTTCAAGGTGGAGCGAGCACTGATGCATGAGACTGGCCTAAAGATGGATGGATACGTACCGACTTCTTTTGCCACTTGTGTGTGAGGTAGAGGAAGTGGCCGTGGACGATGAGCAGCGCGTAGACGACGACGAAGAGGTGGTGCGAGTACCAGAAGGCGTTGAACCCGGTGAGCCGGTTGAGCGGCTTGGGGAGGCTGAGCCTGCCGCGGCGGAACCACGGCATGGCGAGCGTGAAGGCGATGGCCATGAGCAGCAGCATCACCAGCCCCGTCCACCCCTCCGTGCCCTTGACGAACCACCAGTAGTTGGGCGGCTGTTCCTTGCCGAAGAAGGGCTTCATGGGCTCGTACTCCTCCTCGGTGGCGTGCAGCAGGCGCGGGAAGTCGCACGTCAAATGGGAGATGATGTGCAGCCCGGCGCCGACCGAGATCCCCGCCGCGATCACCTTGTGGAAGTTGATGTTGTCGTCGAACGGCACGAACCGCCCCGCGGCGGTGCGGTTGCGGAACCACGTGATGGTGTTGCGGCACACGGGGAGCAGGATGAGCGCCATGTTGAACTTGAGCGTCTCGGCGCCGCCCTTGGCCACGCACACGCAGTAGCCCATCACCTTGAACACGGCGCGCTCCCGGTACTGCATGAACTTCCAGGTGAAGAGGCCCCCGCAGATGGAGAGCCACAGCAGGATCACCCAGCAGCGCCGCCAGTTGTCCTCCAGGAAGTAGCTGGCGCGGCGGTACCACCGCCGGAGCGGGTTGGGCTCCGCCGTGGGCCGGAGGTGCTGGCTCAGCATCTGGCTCAGGTTGCGGCTGTTGGTCGTCCCGATCCCCATCGACTGGCTCGGCGCCTGCAGCAGCAGCATCTCCAGATTGTACAGCTGCAGCAAATTGATTCATTGACAACATTCTAATTAGTTTCATGCAACACCGTTTGCAGCAAAACAGAGCAGCCGACCAATCTTGCACATACTACTAGTACTACGAATCATGCATGCCATTAAACAAGACAAGCACGGCATTGCCAATGTTTAATTACCTCGATGTAGCCGAGGTTGTTGGGGTCGAGCTCCTCCATGATGAGCCGGGCGTACTCCTCCGACTGCTCCGAGACCTTCTTCAGGTTGTTGGCCGCCGCGCTCAGCGTGATGATCTGCACGACAGATTACCAGAATAACCGTCAGTTACAAGGTCAATCGCCGGATATCAATTGCTCGTTACACGATTATATTCGAGATCACGAAAGAAATATTTGGCAGGTTCGGCCGGGCAGTGGGAGCTTGCAGGACAAGGACATGTCGAGGTCAGCATAACGTGTGGTGGTGGATGACATCGACGCCGACGTGCAATGGCAATCAGGCAAAGGAGAAAGTCGCAAGTACTAGTATTCAAGGACAGTCACTGATCGTCGAAAAATCGGTCATGGCAGCCAGAAGCTCTCTCTTTGATCGTGAACGGAGCAGTGAAATTGAGAGTGGTGGGAATGGATCTGACTAACCTCTTTGACCTCCTCCTCGGTGATCCTGCCGTCAGCGTCCTTGTCGACCCTGTTGGTTGATTAATTGGTTGCGTTAGTTCGTGGATTGATGGTTCATTTAGTCGGAATGATAATCAAGTATAGTTCTTATTAATGAGTGGTAGTAAGTACTCGTGGGATTAATCAGTGAAATTTGCTGGTAATAAATGCGTACATGTCGAAGAAGGTCTGCAGGCGGCTGTCGAAGCTGGTGTCGGAGATCTGGTCCCAGAACTCGAGCAGCTCCGCCTTGCTGATGCTGTCCCCGGTGATGTTCCGCCGCCTCGCCAGCGCGTCGAACAGCTCGCCGGCGAACGCCAGCTCCTTCATCCCTGCGAAAAATTTCGACAGTACTTAACCGACCATGAACGAACAAGGAGTAGCATAATTTTGATTGATGCGAGAGGAAGCAGTTGTGGGCGCGGTGATTACCGATGCACTTGCCGAACTTGGAGCGGTGGAGGAGGCCGTTCTCGGCGAGGTCGTCGAAGCGCTTCTCGACGGCGGGCCAGCCGGCGGAGCCGTCGGTGCGGCTGATGAACTTGAGGCCCTTGAGCGCGTGGGCCGCGGCGGACTTGGACTTGTCGACGCGGCCGGGGCCGGCCCCCCGGCGGTTGACGGAGGCGAGGCGCCGCAGCTCCTGCGAGACCTGCTTGATCCGCGTGGAGGCGGTGCGGAGCACGCCCTGGCCGTAGGAGGAGGAGCGCTTCTCCAGCGTCTGCGCCAGCAGCTTCACGTCCGAgtcctcgccgcccgccgccggcTTCACGCTGTGCACCGCCACCGAGTCGTCCCGCACGTCCAGGGTGATCTCCACgtagtcgtcgtcgtcgtcgccgccgccgtcgttcCTGGCCCGCGGCGCCGGCGCCCCGTGCGGCGCCGTGAGGGGCGCGGACACGGACTCGGCGAAGCGCGCGCTCTTGCGCATGGCGGAGCGCTTGGCGCCCAGGGGCCCGCTGTGCGGCACGATCCTCTCGCCCGCCTCCACGATCtcccccgccgccccgcccccgccgcccgcccGGTTATGCATGGCCGCCCCGGCCGCCGGTCCTGGCTCGCGGCCGGTGGAGGAACTGGTTGGATAGGAGGCGTAGACGGTCGTGGATGAGGGAAGAGTTGGACGCGTCTGGTCTGGTCTGGTGGTGAGGTGATGACTGATGACACAGGAAGGAAGGGAGAGACGGAGTATTTGTATTCGACTAGTCGTGCGGCGCGGCCGGCCGTCGTCttttctcctttttcttttctcGATTGGTTGATTGATGATTCTTGGGAAAAATGGGGTGCGCGCTCCTTCCTCGCCTCTTccttgttgcttttatgggtgctgcCTCTTGTTAATGCAGACGAAGTGATTGGTTTTATTAGCGGCGTGAGGTGGGGTTGGTGGCGCGTACGCGTGGAGAAGACCAGACAGAGACAGGGTAGGTGTGCTGCGGGATTGGACCGAAATGAGCAGCGGTCAACAGGCGGCTCCCCAATTCGCACACGAGTCTGGGTCAACACAGTTGACATGATCCCCTCTGGCTGTGCCTGTGCCTGTGCCTGTGGTGAAGAGTGATCCAATGACCTCGTCGATGATGACTCGAATATAAGTTATTGAAATCTGTTATAGGTTAAAAGTAAATGATCAAATTCGCACGGGAATAAACGAATCTGCGTCAACAGATCTGTTGACCGGGAAGTAAGATATGACAGAGAAGAAGCAATTTCGCAACAACGAGTGAGGATAGACATGGGAACACACATGCATGGGGTGGGGATGATGAAACTCTGTTTTCAGAAACGTCACGGATTATGCCACGCCAATGGTTTGGGATGGATCCACCCATTAAATTTCAACGCCCGTGTTGAAATTGGTTTAGAACGCCCGAATTCCGAGCGCGGAAGTGCTTCCATGGGTGGCCAGTTGGACGACCGACGGAATTCCATCGCACCAACAATTTTACCGTGGGTGAAGGGAGAGATCCAACTACATCGACAATGACAACCATGAGGACGAGTGATTGAGCGATAAAAGCATGTAAACATGATCACGAAAGTGCATTATGAATAAGTATTTTTTTAACAACTCCTAATAATCGTATTACATGAACATTGAGGTTTTGGATCTTGGATGGCTCTATCGTTTCCGCTACGAATCGAAAACCAGCAAGCATGTTGGATTGCCGACCATCACCTTCTTCATAAACGGCCTCGTCAGCTGCACCTCCTCCCATGTCTTGATGTGTGGGTACGTATCAATCAACTCCGCATACTTTGTCGACATAGAGTAGAGCATGGACGACACTAATGAAGGCCCTAGACAGATACTTGTTGCTCGACAACTGCATCTTACGTCCAACAACCTTTTCAACTCCTCGATTGTCTTGTCGACGAAGCAAAATCTAGACCGCTACAGGAACGATGGTGCCACAAAATTTCGACGCTCGCCTCCATTAGAGCGATGGAATCTAAATTCTGTTACCTAGAATTGTCTAAAAGAAATTGTCATTTAGCCAAGCCCCGAAAACGTCCGCTATTTCAAATATTTTCTTTCACCCGTCATGAAATTTCTTTGAGAACATTGGATGCGAACTACATCGCACCACAGAAAAAAGGTCAAACCCCTTCTTCGTGCACTTGCGAGGTACTTTGAACTTGTTAGATTTCTCCGGAATATCCATATGAATTTTTGGGAATCATACATCTTCTGGGTTCAGGaccttagagcatctacaaccagGCGCCCCAAACCTGTGTCGAACGCCCGGACGGATGGTCCGGTCAGTGACCAGTCATAAAAAAAGTGACCCAGACGGGCTCCTCAAATAGGCCTCAAACGTCAGGCCTGACCGTcacccctcatatccagcccaaatctGAGGCGGATATGGGGGGCCCGGGCGTGTCCGGTACGTCGGACTGACGATGGGGTCCCACACGGAATCGCCTGAAAACCCGGCGGTCCGACGGACGCCTCCTCCCATAGAGGTGTGAACGCCGCGTGACACCGCTCCGGCTAGTCGTCCGAGGCCAAATTTGCCAGGCGGCCCCCAACCCTAGCCACCTCCACCTCCTTCCTCTCTACGCCGCCAGCCAGAGCccatcctctctctctctctctcagccgCTCTTCCCACGCCCTCCCGCTATGCCATGGCTCGGCAAAAGAAGACCACATATGTTATGCTCACGTCGGAGCGTCGGATCAGATTGAGGAGGAGACCCGGGCGAGGCGCGTCGCCTGCATCGCTACCGGCCTGCCTCTGCACTTGTCGGGgccagaggaggaggagaaagAGGGGCAGCAGCCAGCTCCGATGGAGATGGCGGATGCAAAGGTGGACGAGACGGAGCAGCCGGAGGAGGAGCTGACGCCGGCTCCGGGATTCAACATGGAGGACGCGGAGGCGGAGTTCGCGGTCGCCCAAACGGGCGAGACGGCGGAGCAGCAGGGCATCCTGGAGTTCATCCAAGATGAGGCATATGTGAAGGCCAACCGCCAGTTCATCCGACAGGAACGGCGGCGCCCGACACGCCAAACTCGACGAGAAGATGGAGGCAGAGGTCGACGCGGGGCAGCCACAAGAGCCGGAACTGTGCTGTCGTCCATGTACCTGAAGCCGGGCACGAAGATAATGAACATCTCCTACGATGAATAGAGTAGTATGAGTTGAACTATGTAGGATTTTATTGTTGTAAGGTTTCAACATGAGGTATTCGGATGCAGCAAAGAAAATTTAAGGTGTGATGACCCGGATTAAGGTTTCAACATTAAGGTTTCGCGGACACACCCAGACATGTTCACGAACGTTTGATGACCCGGATTTGCAAAGTTCGGCTGTAGATACTCTTACACACACTCTGAATATAGGGGATCGAAAGCCCTCTAAGGTCATCATCCAGGTGCATTTTCACCTGGGAGCACAAGGGCACTTTCACAGGGATCCCACCAAACGCCACAACTTCCCCGTCAGAGGGATACAAGGACGGCGCCACCTGCGGCATGGGCGTAATCGATGACGGAAGAAGCGAAAGAAGAGTAAGCAAGCACCACATGGCCACTGGCAACACCAAGGCTATCCACCACCACTCCACCAGTATGAACAAAGTTACAAAAGCCTCGTTGGGTGCAGAGGGAACCTGGAGGCAAATTTGACAATTTTGACCTTGGGACGAAATCAATTCACGGAATGAACTGCCCGCAAAACTATTTCACAGCACTGACCCTTTTGTGTAGCGCCCGCCACGCAGGCGCCACACCCTACGGTGCAACGCCCAGCTCTGGGGCGTTGCACGCCTGTCCACCGTGGCAGCCCTTGGGCCCGCACCCAGTAGTGCAGCGCCTCCGGGCTAGGCGCCACACATGTAATGTGCAGCGCCCGGCCCGTAGGCGCTGCACTGTGACTTATCCAGCGGCTTGGCCCCCCTCCCCCACTCCCCCCACCCCACACACCCCAACCCGAGCTTTGCCCCCTCTCCcactctctccccctctcaaaTCCTCTCCCAAAACTTGCAAATTTGAAGAATTTGTCTGTGGATTTCGAAGTCATACCCTCCCTCAAGGTAATCTTCTCCGATCCCCTTGTTTTGATCCAAGTAATGCTAGTTTGGGGAAACCCTAGTTTTGTTTGGATCTAGAGATTTGCATGGAGATGTGAGATCTTTGTTTGCCAATTTCCTATGATTAGGCTTTGTTAGTATGTTAGGGTTATTCTTATGGGTGTTCTTATGTTGGTGCTAGGGTTATGGTTAGAGTTAGGGTTATTGTTAGGGTTGTtgtttgatatatatatatatattagggTTTGTATTCCGTGTTAATCCTTAAATTAGTACTCATGGAAGCAATGTTACGTTGTGTTGTTTGAATGCTTATAGGGATGGGAAGAACATGTGTGTTTGTTCATCATGGGGACAAAGACGCCTTCTTGAAAGGCAA
Protein-coding sequences here:
- the LOC125511349 gene encoding respiratory burst oxidase homolog protein B-like, whose product is MHNRAGGGGGAAGEIVEAGERIVPHSGPLGAKRSAMRKSARFAESVSAPLTAPHGAPAPRARNDGGGDDDDDYVEITLDVRDDSVAVHSVKPAAGGEDSDVKLLAQTLEKRSSSYGQGVLRTASTRIKQVSQELRRLASVNRRGAGPGRVDKSKSAAAHALKGLKFISRTDGSAGWPAVEKRFDDLAENGLLHRSKFGKCIGMKELAFAGELFDALARRRNITGDSISKAELLEFWDQISDTSFDSRLQTFFDMVDKDADGRITEEEVKEIITLSAAANNLKKVSEQSEEYARLIMEELDPNNLGYIELYNLEMLLLQAPSQSMGIGTTNSRNLSQMLSQHLRPTAEPNPLRRWYRRASYFLEDNWRRCWVILLWLSICGGLFTWKFMQYRERAVFKVMGYCVCVAKGGAETLKFNMALILLPVCRNTITWFRNRTAAGRFVPFDDNINFHKVIAAGISVGAGLHIISHLTCDFPRLLHATEEEYEPMKPFFGKEQPPNYWWFVKGTEGWTGLVMLLLMAIAFTLAMPWFRRGRLSLPKPLNRLTGFNAFWYSHHLFVVVYALLIVHGHFLYLTHKWQKKSTWMYLAVPMVMYACERLTRALRSSVRPVKILKVAVYPGNVLSLHFSKPQGFRYKSGQYIFVNCAAVSPFQWHPFSITSAPQDDYVSVHIRTLGDWTRELKNVFSKVCRPPTEGKSGLLRAEYDRDGAMSNPSFPKVLIDGPYGAPAQDYKQYDIVLLVGLGIGATPMISIIKDIINNMKRLEGDVESGNPGDASTSASSFRTRRAYFYWVTREQGSFEWFRGVMDEIAESDKKSVIELHNYCTSVYEDGDARSALIAMLQSLNHAKNGVDIVSGTRVKTHFARPNWRNVYKRIALNHREQRVGVFYCGAPVLTKELRDLAQDFSRKTNTKFEFHKENF